From one Lycium barbarum isolate Lr01 chromosome 6, ASM1917538v2, whole genome shotgun sequence genomic stretch:
- the LOC132598654 gene encoding uncharacterized protein LOC132598654 isoform X2, with product MRLEDKLYTALGKLTILVKEAGDVVLAYHLVGIMKNPSISSSVKEKEGVVKMEEEEGVKRSGSEKPPEDGCCPICFGNFSSLQNQLCSLVLSGMSYRAKHDYLSYICKKSGQARNAISHCVINPSSLIFTYGA from the exons ATGAGATTAGAG GACAAACTGTATACAGCTCTAGGGAAACTTACGATTCTCGTTAAGGAAGCTGGAGACGTTGTCCTGGCTTACCATCTAGTTGG GATTATGAAAAATCCTAGCATTTCTAGCTCAGTAAAAGAGAAGGAAGGAGTTGTGAAGATGGAGGAGGAAGAGGGTGTAAAGAGGAGCGGAAGTGAAAAGCCACCAGAGGATGGCTGTTGTCCCATTTGCTTTGGGAATTTCTCTTCATTGCAAAACCAACTGTGCTCACTGGTTTTGTC GGGCATGTCATATAGAGCAAAACATGACTACTTGAGTTATATTTGCAAGAAATCTGGACAAGCCCGGAATGCTATTTCACATTGTG
- the LOC132598654 gene encoding uncharacterized protein LOC132598654 isoform X1, with translation MRLEDKLYTALGKLTILVKEAGDVVLAYHLVGIMKNPSISSSVKEKEGVVKMEEEEGVKRSGSEKPPEDGCCPICFGNFSSLQNQLCSLVLSGMSYRAKHDYLSYICKKSGQARNAISHCGEEIFFVGEFCRSLMYYLWFWEFFSWPTC, from the exons ATGAGATTAGAG GACAAACTGTATACAGCTCTAGGGAAACTTACGATTCTCGTTAAGGAAGCTGGAGACGTTGTCCTGGCTTACCATCTAGTTGG GATTATGAAAAATCCTAGCATTTCTAGCTCAGTAAAAGAGAAGGAAGGAGTTGTGAAGATGGAGGAGGAAGAGGGTGTAAAGAGGAGCGGAAGTGAAAAGCCACCAGAGGATGGCTGTTGTCCCATTTGCTTTGGGAATTTCTCTTCATTGCAAAACCAACTGTGCTCACTGGTTTTGTC GGGCATGTCATATAGAGCAAAACATGACTACTTGAGTTATATTTGCAAGAAATCTGGACAAGCCCGGAATGCTATTTCACATTGTGGTGAGGAAATATTTTTTGTCGGCGAATTTTGTcgctcattgatgtattatttatGGTTTTGGGAATTTTTTAGTTGGCCTACTTGCTAA